The following coding sequences are from one Neurospora crassa OR74A linkage group I, whole genome shotgun sequence window:
- a CDS encoding triacylglycerol lipase — MSVEVDRLPCEGSAEEAVVEFIHQSEKLSFQPPDSPDNKGVAVEAVFVAPQDAVIVTSDGNRLPAVPVTEAYKLNVLRDEAERHDGVKVHVRKASGSRDTFKETEDSEGDRVLSFPSEEEEKKRNTSESTDGNLKRSMPPSYTHPLFPPLPLYGPPSRWRDIQCLLFRFSSFFLSLAFLGVIVLGSLFTSIPPAFQHIWKRLGSKDPDADRPFYQEERRRKQLREKQLRLWRRRKSASHLDHEDSKDNDESDSDVKAVGPDPIVCDIGFYARRVGLDVETHLVETEDGFVIELWHVYDPEEYTPLPEEERRHKGPDLFTGKSRREPGQTKNNKKPKFPVLLMHGLLQSSGAYCVNDEDSLAFFLCKSGYDVWLGNNRCGFKPRHVLLEYSDPRMWCWNIRQMGVFDLAALTSRVLYETGFEKIGLIAHSQGTTQTFVALAKEQRPDLGEKLTVFCALAPAAYAGPLIGKMYFKFMRVITPAMFRMLFGIHAFIPFMMTMHSLLHPRVYGWLGYKVFSFLFNWTDRRWDRDLKNRMFQFAPVYVSAESMRWWLGRECFAKHKCILATKEEWRAEEKEDRELDKLDKQERSRNEKKANKILKAAERDMEGNHESEKSKHAARRMRPKGSRAWYNHQAPPFALWVCGNDALVDGTKLLRRFDGGREPHVKVVHKKVIEEYEHLDVIWAMDAVDQVFTEIREVLWKTCNARDLCRVPEGCEDVAAWSPDGHEDTQKEVDDGMESDSSSSDQDESS; from the coding sequence ATGTCCGTTGAGGTAGATAGGCTTCCCTGTGAGGGCTCAGCTGAAGAAGCGGTGGTCGAGTTTATCCATCAATCAGAGAAGCTGTCCTTCCAGCCGCCAGATAGCCCGGACAACAAAGGTGTCGCCGTCGAAGCCGTCTTTGTCGCGCCCCAAGATGCCGTTATCGTTACATCGGATGGAAACCGTCTTCCTGCCGTTCCGGTGACCGAAGCCTACAAGCTTAACGTGTTGAGAGACGAAGCCGAAAGACACGATGGAGTCAAGGTACACGTTAGGAAAGCCAGTGGCTCCCGCGATACGTTCAAGGAAACAGAAGATTCAGAAGGAGACAGAGTCCTCAGTTTTCCcagcgaagaggaggagaagaagcgcaacACCTCGGAGTCGACCGACGGCAACCTCAAGAGGTCGATGCCTCCTTCTTACACGCACCCTCTGTTCCCGCCCTTACCGCTTTACGGTCCGCCATCGCGCTGGCGAGACATCCAATGTCTGCTGTTTCGCTTCAGCTCATTCTTCCTCAGCCTGGCATTCCTGGGCGTCATTGTCCTGGGCTCCCTTTTCACCAGTATACCACCTGCATTTCAACACATATGGAAGCGGCTGGGTTCCAAAGATCCAGATGCCGACCGGCCATTTTACCAGGAGGAGAGGCGACGGAAGCAATTGCGAGAGAAACAACTCCGCCTGTGGAGGCGCAGGAAGTCGGCGAGCCACCTTGACCACGAAGACAGTAAAGACAACGACGAAAGCGATAGTGACGTCAAGGCCGTGGGCCCCGACCCAATCGTGTGCGACATAGGCTTTTATGCCCGCCGTGTTGGGCTCGACGTTGAGACCCATCTTGTCGAAACCGAAGATGGTTTTGTCATCGAGCTTTGGCATGTGTACGATCCCGAAGAATACACACCACTACCAGAAGAGGAGCGGCGGCACAAGGGCCCCGACCTGTTCACAGGCAAATCCAGGAGGGAACCAGGCCAgaccaagaacaacaagaaacCGAAATTTCCCGTTCTTCTGATGCATGGCCTTCTCCAAAGCTCAGGCGCTTACTGCGTCAACGACGAAGACTCGcttgccttcttcctctgcaAATCGGGCTACGACGTCTGGCTCGGCAACAACCGATGCGGCTTCAAGCCTCGCCACGTCTTGCTTGAGTACTCGGATCCGCGCATGTGGTGCTGGAATATCCGGCAGATGGGCGTCTTTGACCTGGCTGCCTTGACCTCGCGTGTCTTATACGAGACTGGCTTCGAGAAGATTGGACTGATTGCCCACTCTCAGGGCACCACCCAGACATTTGTCGCCTTAGCCAAAGAGCAGCGACCGGACCTGGGTGAAAAGCTCACCGTGTTCTGCGCCCTCGCCCCGGCGGCGTATGCTGGTCCCTTGATCGGCAAGATGTATTTCAAGTTCATGCGCGTCATCACCCCCGCCATGTTTCGCATGCTGTTCGGCATTCACGCCTTCATCCCCTTCATGATGACGATGCACTCGCTTCTCCACCCGCGCGTCTACGGCTGGCTAGGGTACAAAGTCTTCTCGTTCTTGTTCAACTGGACCGATCGTCGCTGGGACAGGGACCTCAAGAACAGAATGTTCCAGTTCGCGCCCGTCTACGTCAGTGCCGAGTCGATGCGCTGGTGGTTGGGTAGGGAGTGCTTTGCTAAGCACAAGTGTATCCTGGCCACCAAGGAGGAGTGGAGGgcagaggagaaggaagatcgAGAGCTGGACAAGCTTGACAAGCAAGAGAGGAGCCGGAACGAGAAGAAAGCTAACAAGATCCTCAAGGCGGCAGAGCGCGATATGGAGGGCAATCATGAGTCAGAGAAGTCAAAGCATGCGGCTCGCAGGATGAGGCCTAAGGGCTCAAGGGCTTGGTATAACCACCAAGCACCGCCATTCGCCCTTTGGGTATGTGGAAACGACGCCTTGGTGGACGGAACTAAACTTCTGAGGAGGTTTGACGGCGGACGTGAGCCGCACGTTAAGGTAGTCCACAAGAAGGTCATCGAGGAGTATGAGCATCTGGACGTCATCTGGGCGATGGATGCTGTGGACCAGGTCTTCACGGAGATTAGGGAGGTGTTGTGGAAGACCTGTAACGCCAGAGATTTGTGCCGAGTTCCTGAGGGTTGCGAAGACGTGGCCGCTTGGAGTCCGGATGGACATGAAGATACTCAAAAGGAGGTGGATGACGGGATGGAGTCGGATTCCAGCAGTAGCGATCAAGATGAGTCTTCATAG
- a CDS encoding sporulation protein RMD8, with protein MASAKRGPSVLVTDARQRPSPPSAPRRMGPTGGPGRLLNGRSFTVDNVLQYSSDIPSGLPRLPPGQRPTRAAMRRSSHGTGLPNASARTGQQIVPSRTTKVSEKLVLLPETPDNEDALGDEELERRASILRASEDDNRPLKDEELDVLRKRGGLRGKSYAERLPKIQRGEKVSRLTAYCTAQAYKMQATAEFLKKKHEAKTKLYDDCLYTVYHLPLLPGVDGYRLRSRPILKTPGTGKTVLDLEIERSERRDEHEGYWDEYPFNMHGSADSPSNGTTLLQHAHSGVDETGAHSSDHDQKTLDHPPISPINRLAPDAKRFGEMFVFSYGVVVFWNFTEHQEKDILADLTFAENETGVSLATRPLDQNDFETEEFHFEYSADVDRPRVFNDMITLLPRSDHMVKLTISHAIAQSTKLCFFEERMSETMEGAQHVPKRLALTGKLDMDRTEVLKILGQLFKSRVDINLSSNILEKPNFFWDSEPTLGPLYEAIRDYLEIETRTRVLNERCQVFLDLASILSDHVADAKMSYITWIIIILIVISIMVTVTEVLLRFAILSNEKAKDGANGPANVIGGGNLLTAHSRIDLRSLESKLANANLTLDDLRLWSAAMNEQEKKSICGAEIVGTTFKGL; from the exons ATGGCGTCTGCAAAGCGTGGCCCGTCTGTTTTG GTGACCGATGCTCGCCAACGACCTTCACCCCCCAGCGCACCCCGGCGCATGGGCCCTACAGGTGGCCCCGGCCGCCTCTTGAATGGACGTTCCTTTACCGTCGACAATGTCTTGCAATACTCATCAGATATCCCATCCGGCTTACCCCGGCTGCCGCCCGGCCAGCGGCCAACTCGAGCTGCCATGCGCAGGAGTAGTCACGGAACAGGACTCCCGAATGCTTCTGCCCGAACTGGTCAACAGATCGTGCCTTCTAGGACTACTAAGGTTAGCGAGAAGCTCGTTCTTCTCCCCGAAACTCCCGACAACGAGGATGCACTAGGCGATGAAGAACTGGAGCGCCGCGCCTCCATTTTGCGCGCATCCGAAGATGATAATCGGCCATTAAAAGACGAAGAGTTGGATGTGCtgaggaagagaggaggacTCCGTGGCAAAAGCTATGCTGAGCGTCTACCCAAGATACAGCGAGGCGAAAAGGTTTCCCGACTTACTGCCTATTGCACAGCACAAGCCTACAAAATGCAAGCGACAGCCGAGTtcctgaagaagaagcacgAAGCCAAGACGAAACTCTACGACGACTGTCTTTACACGGTATATCACCTGCCTCTGCTGCCTGGCGTAGATGGCTACCGGCTACGGAGTCGACCTATCTTGAAGACTCCAGGCACGGGAAAGACGGTGTTGGATCTTGAAATCGAGCGCAGCGAGCGAAGAGACGAGCACGAGGGCTACTGGGACGAATACCCATTCAATATGCACGGCTCAGCAGATAGCCCGAGCAATGGGACTACATTGCTACAGCATGCTCACAGTGGGGTTGACGAGACAGGTGCTCACTCATCAGACCATGATCAGAAGACACTGGACCATCCTCCTATCAGCCCCATTAACCGCCTGGCACCTGATGCTAAAAGGTTTGGCGAGATGTTCGTCTTCTCGTATGGCGTAGTAGTGTTTTGGAACTTTACAGAACACCAGGAGAAAGATATCCTCGCAGACTTGACCTTTGCCGAGAACGAGACCGGTGTTTCGCTCGCTACTCGGCCCCTTGATCAGAACGATTTTGAGACTGAAGAGTTCCACTTCGAGTACAGCGCCGACGTGGATCGCCCTCGCGTCTTCAACGATATGATCACACTTCTTCCTCGGTCTGACCACATGGTCAAGCTAACCATTAGCCATGCCATTGCCCAGAGCACCAAACTCTGCTTTTTCGAGGAGCGCATGTCAGAGACGATGGAAGGTGCTCAGCACGTGCCGAAGAGACTTGCACTTACGGGTAAACTGGACATGGATAGGACCGAAGTTCTGAAAATCCTAGGGCAGCTCTTCAAGAGTCGTGTAGATATCAATCTCT CATCGAACATTCTTGAAAAACCCAACTTCTTTTGGGACTCAGAACCTACACTCGGCCCGTTATACGAAGCCATCAGAGACTATCTCGAGATTGAAACACGTACCAGGGTTCTCAACGAGCGTTGCCAGGTCTTCCTTGATCTGGCCAGCATTCTCTCTGACCACGTGGCTGACGCAAAGATGAGCTACATCACTTGGATTATCATTATCCTTATCGTGATCAGTATCATGGTCACTGTCACGGAGGTATTACTGCGGTTTGCCATTCTGTCCAACGAGAAAGCCAAGGATGGTGCAAATGGCCCCGCAAATGTGATCGGTGGCGGTAATCTGTTGACTGCTCACAGCCGGATCGATCTTCGGAGTCTGGAATCAAAATTGGCGAATGCAAACCTTACCTTGGATGACCTGAGGCTGTGGAGCGCGGCTATGAACGAGCAGGAGAAAAAGTCGATTTGCGGCGCAGAGATCGTGGGTACGACGTTCAAAGGATTGTGA
- a CDS encoding rhodopsin family protein, with protein sequence MCLIFTCGEHTFRKEVEGYEGLVCRCYNCGNYSGSVIKSHPWFTFCFIPVIPLSIKGYEDISCRICNFQQPLEHRQDVQAMRRGADGNPGVPLQHQPPGAPAQGLPQGWGQKAPEPNQPMQYR encoded by the exons ATGTGTTTGATCTTCACGTGCGGCGAGCACACCTTTCgcaaggaagtggaaggataTGAAGGACTTGTGTGCCGGTGCTACAACTGCGGTAACTATTCGGGCAGTGTTATAAAGAGCCATCCATGGTTCACTTTCTGCTTCATT CCCGTCATTCCTCTCTCGATCAAGGGGTACGAAGACATCTCGTGCCGCATTTGCAACTTCCAACAACCACTCGAACATAGACAGGACGTTCAAGCAATGCGCCGGGGTGCAGACGGTAACCCGGGGGTGCCGttacaacaccaaccacctGGCGCACCTGCTCAAGGACTGCCTCAAGGTTGGGGCCAGAAGGCACCTGAACCGAACCAGCCAATGCAGTATCGCTAA
- a CDS encoding ribonuclease P complex subunit Pop2, with translation MLYDLNIAWSPTTSASELERTLKFAKNLGYDVVALNQTITGNIPTQPHPISNPIPQLTHPHPSFPGGGNSTNITSTATARTKTTNLSTTASSAVPPSSSSPLPTVLRRVTLTVTDPSTTNYRLVDFARSYDLLALRPTNDKAFSWACLSTTEPPAIISLDLTQFLGFHIHHRTAMAAVHRGTRFEICYSQAFSSGNTVDAQRARSNFIGNVLGLLRATKGRGIIVSSEAKSALGLRGPADVVNLLAVWGLGPEKGTEALGTVPRAVVVNEGVKRRGFRGVVDIVQTAPGGKVRSEEEEGGAEGDAKLSKKQRKLQQKQQQGQKQQQGQKQQQGQKQQPGQKQQQQQQGQKQGGQQGQGQKRKNGESGGGGTDGGGQQKKQAK, from the coding sequence ATGCTCTACGACCTCAACATTGCCTGGTCGCCGACGACCTCAGCCTCAGAGCTCGAACGTACGCTCAAGTTCGCCAAAAATCTAGGTTACGATGTCGTCGCCTTGAACCAGACCATAACGGGCAACATCCCAACACAACCGCACCCGATCAGCAACCCCATCCCGCAACTCACACATCCACACCCATCATTCCCCGGTGGCGGCAATTCAACAAATATTACATCCACAGCGACCGCACGAACAAAGACGACAAACCTCTCAACAACCGCCTCATCAGCcgtccctccctcctcctcctcccccctccccaccgTCCTCCGCCGCGTAACCCTAACCGTCACCGATCCCTCGACAACCAACTACCGCCTCGTCGACTTCGCCCGTTCCTATGACCTGCTGGCCCTTCGCCCGACAAACGACAAGGCCTTCAGCTGGGCGTGCCTGAGCACCACGGAGCCGCCAGCCATTATCAGCCTTGACCTGACCCAGTTTCTGGGCTtccacatccaccaccgCACCGCCATGGCGGCCGTGCACCGCGGCACGCGCTTCGAGATCTGCTACAGCCAGGCGTTTTCGTCAGGTAACACTGTGGACGCCCAGCGGGCGAGGAGCAATTTCATCGGCAATGTTTTGGGCTTGCTTCGGGCGACCAAGGGCCGCGGGATCATCGTTTCGAGCGAGGCCAAGAGCGCATTAGGGCTCAGGGGCCCCGCAGACGTGGTCAACCTGTTGGCTGTGTGGGGGTTGGGACCGGAGAAGGGGACGGAGGCGCTGGGGACAGTACcgagggcggtggtggtcaaTGAGGGTGTTAAGAGGAGGGGTTTCAGAGGGGTGGTGGATATCGTGCAGACTGCTCCTGGGGGTAAAGTgaggagcgaggaggaggaggggggagcgGAGGGAGATGCGAAGTTGAGTAAGAAGCAGAGGAAGTTGCAGCAGAAACAGCAGCAAGGGCAGAAACAACAGCAAGGGCAGAAACAACAGCAAGGGCAGAAACAACAGCCAGGGCagaaacaacagcagcagcaacaggggCAGAAGCAGGGAGGGcagcaaggccaaggccaaaaGCGCAAGAATGGAgagagtggtggtggcggtacGGATGGTGGTGGGCAGCAAAAGAAACAGGCGAAGTAG
- a CDS encoding RNA polymerase II mediator complex component Med8, producing MADGKDSLRLAPDEFKQLEVLRNRFHQLTHSLNSLFNDIQRSQPLPSQESLTASAAILQKSLETIQKLADENSDLFQRIVVHPSTNFPGRTQEHILLQLLRKKLEPEVESWVEDARSVAKASGLDPSKLASSQQRSNDYDDDDDDYRDEEEDAPSDPFNEQWADMFQVSMDSIRDYLMNQANEPYTIAEREMGIENVRTGLKRSLEEEDSEEEDEDEDEDEDRSLATAGLGNINAANLFHPEHVLWLASRGNMKVPKNVDLEAIRKREKPRGRPAPAQ from the exons ATGGCCGATGGCAAAGATTCCCTCCGTCTAGCTCCCGATGAATTCAAGCAGCTCGAGGTTCTCCGAAACCGATTCCATCAACTTACTCACAGTTTGAACAGCCTGTTTAATGATATCCAGCGAAGCCAGCCTCTCCCAAGTCA GGAGTCCCTCACAGCCTCAGCAGCCATTCTCCAAAAGAGTCTCGAAACTATCCAAAAGCTCGCAGACGAAAACTCCGACTTGTTCCAACGCATCGTCGTCCACCCATCGACAAACTTCCCTGGGCGCACTCAGGAACACATCCTTCTGCAACTACTCAGAAAGAAACTCGAGCCGGAAGTCGAGAGCTGGGTCGAAGATGCGCGTAGCGTAGCAAAGGCCTCTGGTTTGGACCCGAGCAAACTGGCCAGCTCCCAACAGAGGAGCAACGActacgacgatgacgacgacgactaccgagacgaagaggaggacgcgCCCTCGGACCCGTTCAACGAACAGTGGGCCGATATGTTTCAGGTCAGCATGGACAGCATCAGGGATTACCTCATGAACCAAGCCAACGAGCCCTATACGATCGCCGAGCGCGAGATGGGCATTGAGAATGTGCGCACCGGTCTGAAGCGATcacttgaggaggaggacagcgaggaagaagacgaggacgaggacgaggacgaagacaGATCGCTTGCTACCGCTGGGCTCGGCAACATCAATGCGGCGAATCTGTTCCATCCAGAGCATGTCCTCTGGCTTGCTTCGAGGGGCAATATGAAGGTCCCGAAGAATGTTGACCTGGAGGCCATACGCAAGAGAGAGAAACCTAGGGGGCGTCCGGCTCCCGCACAGTGA
- a CDS encoding choline sulfatase, whose translation MPAALNSQPASPELTPANGFTNGNDHTNGNGYINGNGYTNGNGYTNGNGYTNGNGYTNGNGYTNGNGYTNGNGIAPGQDKEKQLNILYIMADQLAAPVMKIYNPESIVETPNIDALAAKSVQFDSAYCPSPLCGPSRMSMITGQLPMKIGAYDNAAQILSDIPTYAHYLRRDGYHTVLAGKMHFVMDQKHGYEKRLTTDIYPGDFGWAANWDADIERPEQRLEWYHNASSIEQAGPCVRSNQLDYDEEVMYKSTQFLHDYARSGEPRRPFCLTVSLTHPHDPYTIEDEYWDKYKEVEIDLPKVPRIPNEEQDPHSKRLLKVCDLWDKNFTDDQIKRARRAYYGAVSYVDDCVGKLLKVLEKCKLADDTIIVFSGDHGDMLGERGLWYKMSYFESSVRVPLLISYPKKYTPHRVTQNVSTLDILPTMVDLIGKKLVPGLPMDGKSLLPFLEGRDAEGHDTVIAEYTGEGTVSPIMMIKRGNWKFIICPADGVQLFDLGRDPLELEDLAKVLAEPKSEMLDPEYRETAEIILRGFEAEAKVRWDFESITEQVLLSQRKRRFVWSAFTAKNSEGEKWDFNPLEDGREKYIRSHMPLDELERMARFPPVDANGNELPKGAPIKVHQAGSHEE comes from the exons ATGCCGGCAGCTCTCAACTCTCAACCGGCTTCTCCGGAGCTTACGCCCGCAAATGGTTTCACCAATGGCAATGACCATACCAACGGCAATGGCTATATCAACGGCAATGGCTATACCAACGGCAATGGCTATACCAACGGCAATGGCTATACCAACGGCAATGGCTATACCAACGGCAATGGCTATACCAACGGCAATGGCTATACCAACGGCAACGGGATCGCTCCCGGGCAGGACAAGGAGAAGCAGCTGAACATCCTATACATCATGGCAGATCAGCTCGCCGCGCCTGTGATGAAAATCTACAACCCGGAATCCATTGTTGAGACGCCCAATATTGACGCTCTGGCCGCAAAATCCGTCCAGTTTGACTCGGCATACTGCCCGTCGCCGCTCTGCGGCCCTTCGAGGATGAGCATGATCACGGGTCAGCTCCCCATGAAGATCGGAGCGTATGACAATGCGGCCCAGATTTTGAGCGATATCCCTACTTACGCCCACTACCTCCGACGCGATGGCTACCATACGGTTTTGGCTGGAAAGATGCACTTCGTGATGGACCAGAAGCACGGGTACGAGAAGCGTCTTACCACTGACATTTATCCCGGCGACTTCGGCTGGGCAGCCAACTGGGATGCGGATATTGAGCGGCCCGAGCAAAGGCTAGAATGGTACCACAATGCGAGCTCAATCGAACAGGCTGGTCCTTGTGTTCGCAGCAACCAGCTTGATTACGACGAGGAGGTTATGTATAAGTCCACGCAGTTTCTTCATGACTACGCTCGCAGCGGAGAGCCGAGGCGCCCGTTCTGTTTGACG GTTTCCCTTACTCACCCTCACGATCCCTACACCATCGAAGACGAGTATTGGGATAAGTACAAGGAAGTAGAAATTGATCTCCCCAAGGTTCCCAGAATTCCGAACGAGGAGCAGGATCCCCACAGCAAGAGACTGCTTAAGGTCTGCGACTTGTGGGACAAGAACTTTACGGATGATCAGATCAAGCGCGCACGCAGGGCCTACTATGGCGCTGTCAGCTATGTTGATGACTGTGTTGGCAAGCTACTCAAGGTCTTGGAGAAGTGCAAACTTGCCGACGACACCATCATCGTCTTCAGTGGCGACCACGGAGACATGCTTGGTGAGCGCGGACTCTG GTACAAGATGAGCTACTTCGAGTCATCCGTTCGTGTCCCTCTTCTGATTTCTTATCCCAAAAAGTACACGCCTCATCGTGTGACCCAGAACGTGTCCACCTTGGACATTCTGCCGACCATGGTTGATTTGATCGGCAAGAAGCTGGTTCCTGGCCTGCCGATGGACGGCAAATCCCTTCTTCCGTTCCTGGAAGGACGCGACGCAGAAGGGCACGATACCGTCATCGCCGAATATACGGGCGAGGGCACCGTCAGCCCCATCATGATGATCAAACGCGGCAACTGGAAGTTCATCATCTGCCCCGCGGACGGCGTTCAGCTGTTTGATCTGGGACGGGATCCGCTTGAACTTGAGGACCTCGCCAAGGTTCTTGCGGAGCCAAAGTCAGAGATGCTCGATCCCGAGTATAGAGAGACGGCGGAAATCATTTTGAGAGGATTTGAGGCTGAGGCGAAAGTGCGATGGGACTTTGAAAGTATCACCGAGCAAGTCCTTCTCTCGCAGAGGAAACGCAGATTTGTGTGGAGCGCCTTTACGGCGAAGAACTCAGAGGGCGAGAAATGGGACTTCAATCCGCTCGAGGACGGCCGGGAGAA ATACATCCGCTCACATATGCCCCTCGACGAGCTTGAGCGTATGGCTCGCTTTCCGCCTGTCGACGCCAACGGCAATGAGCTACCCAAGGGGGCGCCCATCAAAGTTCACCAAGCAGGGTCCCATGAGGAGTGA
- a CDS encoding MPU1p, whose product MDALRSALQPVTHNLPGPIRDIGLSLIGDSCYKKLILDIDLEHNPECLKLAISKALGIGIVAASSIVKVPQILKLVNSKSASGVSFLSYLLETSSLLTSLAYNVRNGFPFSTFGETALILGQNVIISVLVLKYSGRAGIAALFVAALAVGVATLFSEQLLNMQQLSYLQAGAGVLGVASKVPQILAILQEGGTGQLSAFAVFNYLAGSLSRIFTTLQEVDDKLILYGFIAGFALNLVLALQMVYYWNAPSAKARGKQKVPAGPIPAATSSATATGASTSSEPRAKSKGPTTRRRG is encoded by the exons ATGGACGCGCTTCGGTCGGCTTTGCAGCCCGTCACCCACAACCTTCCGGGTCCGATCCGGGATATCGGCCTCTCCCTCATCGGAGACTCATGTTACAAGAAGCTGATACTCGACATCGACCTCGAACACAACCCTGAATGTCTTAAGCTCGCCATCAGCAAGGCCCTCGGCATTGGCATCGTCGCTGCCTCCTCCATCGTCAAGGTGCCCCAGATCCTCAAGCTTGTCAATTCGAAATCGGCCAGCGGCGTTTCTTTCCTCTCGTATCTCCTCGAGACCAGCAGCTTGCTTACCTCGCTCGCATACAATGTTCGAAACGGATTCCCCTTCAGCACCTTTGGCGAGACGGCCCTGATCCTCGGTCAAAACGTTATCATCTCCGTGCTCGTGCTCAAATACAGCGGCAGGGCTGGCATCGCGGCCTTGTTCGTCGCCGCACTGGCAGTCGGCGTTGCTACTCTCTTCAGCGAGCAGCTTCTCAACATGCAGCAGTTGAGCTACCTCCAGGCCGGCGCTGGAGTGCTGGGTGTCGCCAGCAAGGTTCCCCAGATCTTGGCTATTTTACAGGAAGGTGGAACGGGACAGCTCAGTGCATTTGCT GTCTTCAACTACCTCGCCGGATCCCTCTCGCGCATCTTTACCACTCTTCAAGAGGTCGACGACAAGCTCATTTTGTACGGGTTTATTGCCGGTTTCGCGCTGAACTTGGTTCTCGCTCTGCAGATGGTATACTACTGGAACGCGCCCTCGGCCAAGGCACGGGGTAAGCAGAAGGTACCTGCGGGCCCGATTCCTGCTGCGACGTCGTCGGCTACCGCTACTGGCGCGTCCACCTCCTCCGAGCCGAGAGCGAAGAGCAAAGGTCCCACGACCCGTCGCCGCGGTTAG
- a CDS encoding short chain dehydrogenase, with amino-acid sequence MTSPLVALITAGSAGLGAATARLFARNGIRLVISYDSSGQRAYELVEELTNISPLTAAGTDRQDNYVALKADLAEKDQISQLVDNTICIMGKLDIVFSNGTWIRLRDINDLDDNVNEEDWDTCFNMNVKSHLWLMHAAKPYLDQTEGVFITTACLAGVKVGGSSLAYSVTKAAQIHLAKGLAQIAAPKIRVNTVSPGLMLTDCGLQFPPEKQEEARERSKLKRWDVAEQVLCFVKSKSVTGVNAIFDRGMAL; translated from the exons ATGACCTCTCCGTTGGTTGCCCTGATAACCGCGGGCAGCGCTGGTCTCGGCGCTGCCACAGCCCGTCTCTTTGCCCGGAACGGCATCCGCCTAGTCATCAGCTACGACAGCAGCGGCCAAAGGGCCTATGAACTTGTGGAAGAACTCACGAATATCTCCCCGCTAACAGCAGCTGGCACAGATCGCCAGGACAACTACGTTGCTCTCAAGGCTGACTTGGCTGAAAAGGATCAGATCAGCCAACTTGTCGACAACACTATATGCATCATGGGCAAACTCGACATTGTCTTCTCAAATGGCACCTGGATCCGTCTCCGAGACATCAACGATCTGGATGACAACGTGAACGAGGAAGACTGGGATACGTGCTTCAACATGAACGTCAAGTCCCATCTCTGGTTGATGCACGCTGCGAAACCGTATCTGGACCAAACGGAAGGTGTCTTCATCACCACTGCTTGTTTGGCAGGTGTCAAAGTTGGCGGGAGTTCGCTT GCCTACTCCGTCACCAAGGCAGCGCAAATACATTTGGCCAAGGGATTGGCACAGATTGCGGCACCCAAAATCAGAGTCAATACTGTATCTCCGGGTCTTATGCTTACG GACTGTGGTCTTCAGTTTCCACCCgaaaagcaagaagaagcgaggGAGAGATCAAAGCTTAAGCGTTGG GATGTTGCAGAGCAGGTACTCTGTTTCGTCAAGTCCAAAAGCGTAACAGGAGTGAACGCCATTTTCGATAGAGGAATGGCACTCTGA